The sequence GCTTTGTCGGCTGAGTCAACGAACAACACGCCCCCTTTCACTTTCGGCTGATTAGCTACAATACCAACCGTTTGCCCTTCGATACGCGCAAAGCCAGTAATTAATTCAGGTGCAAATAATTTTTTCACATCGAAGAAACTGCCCTCGTCAATCAACGCATCGATCGCTTCATACATATCGAATGGCGCATTTTGATTTTCAGGAATGATTGCTTCAAGCGTCCTGCCAGCTTTCGCCTCCACGACACCTCGCAGTGCAGGTTGCTCCGTAAAGTTCGCCGGGAAGTACGTCAGGTAACGCTGGGCTTCTGCAATGGCCTCTTGTTCGTTTGCAGCTAGGACATCTCCACAGCCACTGACCGAACAATGCATACGCGCGCCGCCCATTTCCTCAAGCGTCACTTTTTCCCCAATGACTTTCTCAGCCATACGCGGCGAGCCTAAATACATCGACGCATTACCGTCTACCATGATGACAATATCGCAAAACGCTGGGATATACGCACCACCTGCAGCAGAAGGACCGAACAAAATACAAATTTGTGGGATGAACCCAGATAACCTCACTTGATTGTGAAATATCTTGCCTGCCCCCCGGCGATTCGGAAACATATCCAGTTGGTCCGTAATACGAGCACCTGCTGAATCAACGAGATAGAGCATCGGTACTCGATTTTTCTCTGCAATTTCCTGAATACGTATGATTTTCTCAACAGTACGCGCTCCCCAAGAACCCGCTTTCACCGTCGAATCATTCGCCATAACACAAACCGTTTGGCCACCCACTTTCCCCATTGCAGTGACAACACCATCGGCCGGCAAATCGCCTGCTTCACAGTTCGCAAATCGACCGTCTTCTGTGTATTCCCCATCATCAAACAGTAATGCCAGCCGATCACGGACAAAAAGCTTATGCTGCTCTGTCAATTTGTCATGATATTTTGGATGACCTCCTGCAAAAATCCCCTGTAGTTTTGCTTCCAATTTTTCATTATACGTAGTCATTCCAGGACCCCCTCCCATTTCCCCTTACGCTTCGATTGTGGCCAAAACATCTTCTTCGTTCACGAAATCGCCGACTTGCACGTTAATAGCTGCTACTTTTCCAGCTGTTTCTGCTTCAATCGGTATTTCCATTTTCATAGATTCCAACACAAGCACAACTTGCCCTGCCGCCACTTCTTCACCTACTGCTACATTGACCGTAAATACGGTACCTGCCATCGTTGCTTTTACTTCAGTCATTGTTTTTTTCCTCCTTTTGTCGTTCGAGCCAAGTCGGTAGCGCTGCCGTTGAATAGTCACCTGTTCCGAATTCCTCAGATGGTAGGAATTCAGTAAATAACGGTATATTTGTTTTCAAACCTTGAATATCTACTTGTGCGAGAAACACCTGTGATTGCTGTATCGCTTCAGCCCGAGTCGCAGCATGCACAATAACCTTCGCAATTAATGGATCGTAAAACGGTGTCACTTTACCACCTTCGACGTATCCAGCATCAATTCGGATACCCGTTGCATCTCCCCAGTCGAGTTTCCCAATAGTCCCCGGTGATGGCATGAATTTGACCGGATCTTCTGCATAGATACGATATTCAATGGCGTGACCATTTGACTGAATAGCCTGCTGATTTTTCACCGGCAACTCATTACCCTTCGCGACTTCAATTTGCCATTCAACAAGGTCGTAGCCCACCACTAATTCTGTTACTGGATGTTCGACCTGAAGTCGTGTATTCATTTCAAGAAAATAGATATGATTGTTGTCATCGACAATAAATTCGACTGTCCCTGCATTTTTATAACCAACTGCCTGCGCTGCATCGACTGCCGCTTGAAATAGACGTTGCCTTGTTTCTTCCGGCAAGCACGGCGAAGGTGATTCCTCAATCACTTTCTGGTTGCGACGCTGTACCGAACAATTACGCTCGAACAAATGGACGACATTGCCTTGATTGTCCCCAAAAATCTGCACTTCAATATGACGTGCGTTCGCAATGAACTTTTCGAGAAAAACAACATCATCGCCAAAATAGGCTTTAGCACGAGTTTTGACAGATTCGAAGTGCTGACTGAGCGCTTGCTCACTTTCACAGCGGACCATGCCAATTCCTCCACCACCCGCACTCGCTTTCAACATAATTGGATAGCCTATATTTACCGCGGCTTGCACCGCTTCTTCCAAAGTGGCAATCCCTTCATCAGTTCCAGGAACAACCGGCACCCCAGCCGCTTGCATCGTCACACGCGAACCAATCTTATCCCCCATTTTATCGATTGTATCCGCGTCAGGCCCAATGAAAATCATACCTGCCTGCTGGACTTTACGTACAAATTCCGCATTCTCAGACAGCAATCCATACCCCGGATGAATCGCGTCTACTCCTACACGAACGGCAATATCAATAATATCATCCGCTTTTAAATACGATTGTTGAACTTGTGCAGGCCCTAGCAAAAACGCCTCATCTGCCTCCTTGACGAATGGCATATCCACATCCGCTTCCGAATGGATCGCAACCGTTTGAATGCCAAGACGCTGACAAGTTTTGATGATCCTAAGCGCAATCTCCCCACGATTCGCAATCAACACTTTATGCATATAATCATCCCCCAACTTGTGAACGTGAACTTCCCTTCCTCCTTTAGTGTAAACGATAAATGAAACCGTTTTCAACCCCTGTCTGAAAAAAACATCTTTTCGAAGGACTTTGCCTGATGGCTTTAATGATTTACCAGCGACTTCCCACGTTTACCTGCGACTCCAGCTCGCCAGCCGCTTCATTAACAGGAAAAAACCGTTTCACAAGGTAGTCACTCACCTTGCAAAACGGTCCTCTACTTATTTTTTCGATAAAAACTGGTCTACCGCCTCATGATGTGCTTCACTTTCCCATAGGAGAGAGCATTGACGCGCTTCTTCGAGCATGCGGTCTCGCATGAAATCAGCCGTCCACTTTCGAATCGCTACCGTCTTATAAGCACGGTGAACCGATGGATGAACCCTAGACATTTTAGCTAGAAAATTCTTCAACCCTTCTTCCGCGCTACCTTCATAGAGCTCTGTAGCCCAGCCAGCAGCCAACAGCTGATCCGCCGTATGGATTTCTGCTTCTGATAGCAGGCGGAACACACGATCATGCTTCCCGTCTTTTTCAAACAGCAGCGTCGCACCACCCCATCCCGTTGTAATTGCCAACGTTCCCTGGATGAATCCCGCTTTCGTGCTCGATGAAACAAGTCGGTAATCACAGGCTGTGGCGATTTCACAGCCCCCACCAACCGCAGCACCATTAACGACAGCAATCACAGGCATCGGTAACGTCGCCACTCGATACAACAAACCAGCCATTTTGCTTAGCATCGGAAACGCTTCTTCAGCCGTGCGAAAGCCATGAAATTCAGCTAAATCTCCTCCCGAACAAAACGCTCGGTCACCCGCACCCGTAATGACTGCGAAGGCAATAGCTGAATTGTCCTCAATTTGTTCCAGAAATTGTTCAAGCCCTTCCATAACTGCCCCATTCACCGCGTTGCGCATTTCAGGTCGATCAATCGTAAATGTGGCGATGCTGTTTTCAATCTGAATGTTGTAAGACATGTCTATTCCCTCACATTTCATTTTTATGCCTAGCTCCGACTCCGCATTTCTATGTACAAAAAAAGGTCACCGTGAGCCATGGTCTCACGGTGACCTTCATAGGCCAATCTATTATTCGCCTATTACTTCTTTTCCTTTGTATTGACCGCATGATTTACAAATGCGGTGAGCCAATTTAATTTCGCCACAGTTAGTACAAGTAGTCATTCCCGGTACTTGCAATTTATAATGCGTACGGCGCTTGTTTTTAACTGTTTTGGATGTTCTTCTTTTTGGTACAGCCATCTGGGGCACCTCCTTACGTTCGCCTTATTCGTCCTTGGATTCAAAGAATTTTGCCAAACCGGCAAGTCTTGGATCCACTTTCGTTGCCATTTCCTCACGGAGTTTGGCATTGTACGCCTCGTCGGTTGTATATGACCAGCCTTGTCCTTTAGCTTCTTTCATGTCATCAGCATTAGGGCTGAAAATCTGAAGTGGCACTTCAAGGAGGACGAGCTCCTCAAAGACAGGGGTCAGATCGATAGTCTCTCCCACTACGGGATGGATTTCATCGTCTGCCGCGAGAATCGTTTCATCCCAGCTAAATTGTTCATCAGCTTCGATGACAAACGGTAACTCTACATCTTCCCATGTACGGGAACAAGGCAATGTCATTGTACCTTCAAGCCGGAATCGGCAGGTCAATTTCTTAGAACCGATTGTACAACTTCCGGTCACGCGGACAGGCGTAATATTCCGGATTTCCGGATTCCGTATTTTAACGGATTCAAGGTCGACAGCTTCGTCAAGCGGCATCGCACCTTGCCTGTATTTCTGTAATTGATGGATTGACCATTTCATGTCTATCACCTCAAGACAACAATGTTGATTATATAATGGGTGAAAAGGGATGTCAAGATATTTTCTTGTCACTTCATCAACCGCATAGGTATAATTACAATACATTGTAGCAAAGGAGTGACAACTTTGAAAGCAACAGGAATTGTTGTCGAATATAATCCGTTCCACAACGGACATTTACATCATGCACGACAAGCAAAAAATATCACCGGAGCAGATGTTGTCATTGCCGTCATGAGTGGCAACTTCCTGCAACGCGGAGAACCCGCATTTATTGATAAGTGGGCACGGACGAAGGCAGCCTTGGCTAACGGCGTTGACATCGTTTTTGAGCTTCCTTACGCATTTGCCACTGCAACTGCCCCAATCTTCGCGAAGGGCGCTATCCAGCTACTAGATGCTGCACAGTGCAGTGCTTTTTGCTTCGGCAGTGAGGACGGAGAGATTGGACCACTTGAAAGAAGCCTTCAACTCATTCAACAAACTGGCACTAGCTATGAGCAAACTGTAAAAGAAGCCGTCAGCCGAGGACTTAGCTATCCAAAAGCTTTAAACGAAGCCTATATAGCAGCTACCAAGTCTTCAGCAATTGAAGGAACGCTTGCTGATTTGTCAAAACCTAATAATATATTAGGCTTTCATTATATGGAATCGGCTCTTGCCATTCAGTCAACAATGACCGCCACAACAATTCCTCGTATTGTTGCGCAATATCATGAGGATGCAATTATTGGCAATCAAATTGCAAGCGCTACGGGAATTAGAAAGTCCTTTTTTGAATTAAACACCTTAGCAGCTGTTACAGATTTCATCCCACATATAACACGAGAAGTGCTCCTTGACTGGCAGTCCACACAGCAGTCATTCGGGCATTGGGCATCTTTCTATCCACAGCTACGTTTCACCATTTTGCGTGAAGGACCTGAACGCCTGAGGACGATTGCCGACATCACAGAGGGCATCGAGAACCTGCTGTACCGCGCAGCAGCCACTCACGAGACATTTGAAGGCTTCATGAGTGAAGTCAAATCCAAAAGGTACACCTGGACACGTATCCAACGTATGCTGACACATATTTTTACCGGCTTCACATCTGCTATGCGTAGGAACATGACAAGCCCTTCCTACCTGCGATTGCTCGGGATGACACAAGCTGGAAGACTTTATTTGAATGAACATAAAAAAAGGCTCAAGCTGCCTGTTATTAGCAAGGCAGCAGCCTTTTCAAATCCTTCTTTAACATTCGATATCCATGCATCGGATATGTATGCGCTTGGCATCAGCAACGGGACTTCCCGGTGCCATATCGGTGCCGATTACGATACACACCCGATTATAATCAAGTGAAATCAGATTATTTTTCTTCTAATCCTGCTAAATAATCCAATGCATCATCAATCGTTTTCACCGGCACGATTTTCATAGTCGTGCCTATTTTTTCAGCTGTTTTTACAGCTTCTTCATAGTTGGTGAGGATTCCTGGATTTTTCTCCCTTACTTCCTCCGGCAAATCATCGGCTGGTGCAAAGAAAATTTCTATACCTTTGCGTGACGCGGCAATGACTTTAAAATCAGCACCACCAATACGTCCAACAGTCCCATCCTCCAACATTTCTCCAGTTCCGGCGATATTATAACCTTTTGTTAAGTCTTCATCGAGTAGCTGATTCATAATCTCAAGTGTGAACATTAAACCCGCGGAAGGACCTCCGATATTCGAAGTTTGAAAATCAACTTTAGGATTCGTTGTCAGTTCTCGATCCTCTTCGAATTGGACACCAAGTCCCGCACGACCTTCACTGCCTGGAATCTCTTTCAAAGTAATGGTGATATCCCGTAGTTTATCGTCCCTTTCCACGGACAGCAACACTTCATCTCCAAGCTTTTTCTCGCCCATCAATGTAAAAAACTGGCCAGATTCTTCAAGAAGAACTCCGTCTACTGCATGAATTCGATCGCCCGCCTCCAGCACACCAGCCGCTGCACCTTCATCAAGTACCATCATGACAAAAATTCCATTAAATTTTATATCAACAGGCAGTTTTGCTTTGTCAAATGCAACAGTAATGGCGTTAAACTGTGAGCCAGACATCATTCTCTTCTGTCGGATATTGTATTCTGTATCATCTTCTCCATCTCTTCTCACTTTATTAGCGGGCAGGATTTTCTTCTCATCCGATAACTTCGCCAACGTATAAGAAAATGGCGTTGCCTTCGCAACAGAAATCGTCATGAGACTGAACGTTCCTTGATCATCCTGATCCCCATCCACCACTTCAACAAGCGGCTCTAAATTATACGCTCCACCCGGTTGCGATATATACGTGTCCATCGGGTAAACAAGTAAAATAGCCAAAATGACAAGCACTACGCCCATCAGACCAAGTCTTTTCTTTCTCAATTTAGGTGCACCTCCGTTAATAGCCTGTACTTTCTTAACATATATATAAGTGTAACATCGAAAAAAATGACTGACAAAAATAGTCTACTGGTTTTTGTAGTTTTTGAACCAGTCACTGAAAGGAGCAGGGTGCGTGGAAAAAGAAGTACATACACGCCTAACATATACTATAAATATCGCCGTCATTTGGGGACTCATCATTCTGTTTATCTGGCAACCTGGCATTGCACATGACGGTGCAGTAGCCGGCGCACAGCTCTTCATCCAGGCATTGCTTCCCTATTTACTGCCTTATATCATATTGACACAATGGCTATTAAAAATACCTGCCCGTACGCAAAAAATCTCTCAATGGCGTCGCTATATAAAAGCTTACGTACTTGGGTCATTTGGAGGTTTTCCCGTCGGAGCCGTTACTGTGACAGAAATGATGAAAAACGGTGAATTATCACGGCAACAAAGCGGCTTATTGCTCGCAGCATGCCATGCACCAGGACCGATGTTCATTATCGGTTTCGTTGGCACAGAACTTTTCGGAAACATTAGTGCAGGCTGGAAATTACTTGCGGCCATCCATATCGCAAATATCTTATTTTTTTTGGTCGCCTTGTTATTCCTTCTTCGCACCAATGATACTGATATCCTTCCTGTACAATCTATAAAAAAAGATGTTGGAATGCCATTACTTGATGCCATTAAAGAAAGTTCAACGATTATCATTCTTGTCGCAACAACCGTTATTTTCTTTTCCTCACTTGGAACGGTGCTGTCAACCATTGGAACGACTGCATTTTCAGTCGATACAGGTATTGCACAAACATTCGCCCTATCCTTTTTGGAAATGACATCAGGCGTTAAATCGGCAACGGACCATTTTTATAGTCTCGCCATATTCCCTTTTCTAATCGCGGCAATTATTTCCCTTAACGGACTCAGCATCCATCTGCAGGTTTTTATCATTGCAAAAACCGGCAATATCCCAATGTCCCCTTATGTCATTGGACGAATATGGAGCGTCATTTTCGTTCCCATTATCTTTTTTTTGATTTTTTAAATCAATTACGCCTCGGCGTAATTGTGTCAAAATCATCTGCTGAATAAAGATAAAAATGGTTATGGTGAAAAGCCACTTTCACCATAACCATTTTTCACGCCTCAAATTTCTTTTTCAACGCTTCTTCCACTTGCTTTGGTACTAGCTCAGAAATAGCACCACCATACTTCGCCACTTCTTTGACAATGCTTGAGCTCAAAAATGAATACTGATTATTCGTCATAATGAAGAACGTTTCGATACTTTCATCAAGCACACGGTTCATAGACGTAATTTGCATTTCATATTCAAAGTCTGTAACAGCCCGCAGACCACGAACAACAGCCGTTGCACCAATACTTTTCGCATAATCAATCATCAGCCCAGCTGATGCCTCAACTTTCACATTCGGAATCGAAGCTGTGACAACTCGAATCAGTTCTATTCGCTCTTCAGCGGTGAAAAGCGAATTCTTTGCTGAATTATTCATCACGACGACATTCACTTCGTCAAACACTCGCGCCGCTCGCTTGATAATATCAAGATGCCCATTTGTCAATGGATCGAAACTTCCCGGCACAACCGCAATTTTAGACATTAACGAAACCTCATTTCTCATAAATAGATACAGCGATATTTCCATACACTGAACTTTTAATTTTGTGATACTGACCGTATGATTCCGGTAATACAAATTGCTTGTCGTGCTCACAGACAATTGCAGCATTGTCCGTCAGCAAACCTGCCTCCGCGAAGTCCCTTGCCAACTCGTAAAATGCTGTTTCTGCGTAAGGAGGATCGAGAAAAAGTAGCTTAGCTTTTTTCTGAGTCGCCTGCAAGACGCTAACCGCATTACGCGCATCTGCCCGCTGAATATGTAACTGTTCCGTGAATCGACATTTTTCCGCATTGGCCTTAATAATGGCACACGCTTTAACATTTTTTTCGAAAACGAATGCCTCATCCACTCCCCTCGACAACGCCTCGAGGGAAAGAGAACCACTACCGCCAAATAGTTCAACAGCCACTCCCCCATCAAAGTAAGGCCCAATCCTATTAAAGATTGATTCTTTAACTTTGTCAGATGTTGGGCGAGTGTCCGTACCTGCTAATGACTTCAATGGAATGCCTTTCATTGTCCCTGCAACAATCCTCAATTGTTCATAGCCTCCTCTACTAGCGCTGACAAATTCACAATATTAATGGTATCTGCCGTCTTCTCAATATTGAGTAGGAATAATCGTTTAAACCAATTTTCTTCGAAGTAAATTTCGCCTGCAAACTCCTCAAACGGCATCATTGTAACATCAAATTTCCGTTCATTATACACGTAGAACAACTCTTTTTTCGGGAATCTAAACTGTCTGCTCTCACTTTCAATATAAATGGACTGTTCGTTCGTTGTAACAGAATAGCCTGCAAGACTTAAAATAGTCTTTGCTGGATAAAGTGTTTTTCCATCTTTCAAAATGATACCAATATCCGCCTGACTCGTCCCATCTATTTGAATTTCACGAGGATCTTCGAAAAGAAACGGCTTATCCATTGTTTCATCTTGCATAGCTGTCTTGAAATAAGAGGTCCTAAATCCCGTCACTTCTCCAACTAAGTCGTCCAAAATTGCCGCTGTCATTTCCTGCCCTGATCTAGTGCCGAGCAACTCTTGCAATTGTCGCAGCTCTTCTTCCGTAAGTACCTCAATCAGTTTCCCATAGGCTTGACGAGATTTTTTCATTCCCGTCACCTTGTCTCCTAAAATCGAAGCTGTCAATTCAGCAACCATACGTTCTTTAGCTGGTATTGAAAAACGAGCATACATAGCAGACGTTAGAAATAGATCAGATACATGATCTACATCCGCATTTGCTGAAACAATAAACCGCTCTGAAGTGACCTCTGGATGCGTACTATCGATAACAATTGTCGAGTGACTGGCATCGATTGCTTGGAGCGCCTCATCAATCGGTTCGAACTGGTCACTATTACCAGTTGTTCCATATACGTCAAGCTTTTTTCCCGCATAGACAAGAGGCAAACGATTTTGTTGCCAATACAAATCCTGAATCTCTTCTGATCCGCGGAACAATGTATAGTCGATAAGTTCCATTTCTTTAGTACCCACTTGTTTCAAGCCATTGACCCACATCCCACCATTCCCTGTTTCATCGGTCATATGGAATAACGTAGACGTTGCTGAAGCGCCATGCAACTCAGCAAATGGCTCATTAAATAACACCGTTTTTTTCATGGGCTCTTCTTTCAATATTTTATACGAAATTGATTGATTGCCATTGTCACCATCCACAAAGGCTGCCAAACTTTCGTCCAACCGATCACAAGAAGTTTCATCAGCCGGATAACATGCACGCTCCGTGCTTGCTTCAGGCCACACAATCTCATGACGCCCTTGCGACAAGTTAGTAAAATGATGCTGGACATACAAGGCGTCTGAGCGGTTCAGTACTTCAATTTCCTGCTGGTATGTTGTGATTTTAGATTCCTTGGCGACAACATTTCCTGCCTGTTTATAATGCATATAAACAAGAAGCGTGTTGACAATGAGTAAAAGGACAACCGTCCTTGCAATAAATTTCAAGTTCTACACCCCTATGCATGGTATAATTGATGTAATTTAGAAAGGTAGTGTTTATGTATGATTTTAAATCAGCAATTTATAGAGCTAGGTGAAGGCTTTGGTGATATTTACGAATTATGTGAGCTTATTAACACAAATAGTAGCCGTTTACACAGGACATTCATCCTAGCTGCACCAACACCATCTGGCCATGCCTTATCACTCGCAGTAGCTCTTGAACCTGCAAACGAAGGTTTCTTCATGCCCGTGTACATTTGCAGAGAAGGTATTATCCAAAATGATGCGACTAAATCAAAACGTAGATTGCTCTTTGAAGAAGCTGCTGAAAAGGCCGGTAGTATACCTGTTTATATCGAAGTAAAACATTCTACAGAGTTCGCTGAACGGGTCCTATTCTTTCAGTACGTGACAGGCATTCTACGTCTCAATCATCTGCTCCCACCTTTACGATAAGCCTTATAATCCAGCCTTATAATCATATTCTTTTGCCTTATCTGGTTTTGCATTTTCATATTCAGTTTTGACATATGGCCGATAAGATGGCAATACTTTTTTCACCGATGGGAGGCGTTCTATTTTACTAATGACTGTATCGATCTCCTCCTTATTGCAATAAAGGACAACATACTTCATTTTACGTGATATATAATGTACATGACCATACTTTCGAAATGATTTTGCTTGTTTTAAATGTTGAAGATAGACGATAATTCCTTGACGTTCGACCATAGATTTCCCCTCTTTCCTTATCCCATACAATACCATAGGAATGCAAAACTAGGCAATAAGTTCATGCATCCTAGCTACACTTGCTGACAGCATCATTCTTTTGCCTTATAATAAAAAAAGCATATGTAAATGAGGAGGATTCTTAATGGGGAGAAAAACAAAAGTGGCCCTTACAGTAGGCGCGGCAAGTGTTGCTGCATGGGCAGCTTCTAAAGTTGTCGCAAAACCGATTCCGCGTGAAGGTAAAGATGCACTTGCCTTCAATAAACCAGTCATTCTAGCTCATCGGGGTGGTCATTCCGAAGCA comes from Sporosarcina sp. FSL K6-3457 and encodes:
- a CDS encoding nucleotidyltransferase yields the protein MTTLKATGIVVEYNPFHNGHLHHARQAKNITGADVVIAVMSGNFLQRGEPAFIDKWARTKAALANGVDIVFELPYAFATATAPIFAKGAIQLLDAAQCSAFCFGSEDGEIGPLERSLQLIQQTGTSYEQTVKEAVSRGLSYPKALNEAYIAATKSSAIEGTLADLSKPNNILGFHYMESALAIQSTMTATTIPRIVAQYHEDAIIGNQIASATGIRKSFFELNTLAAVTDFIPHITREVLLDWQSTQQSFGHWASFYPQLRFTILREGPERLRTIADITEGIENLLYRAAATHETFEGFMSEVKSKRYTWTRIQRMLTHIFTGFTSAMRRNMTSPSYLRLLGMTQAGRLYLNEHKKRLKLPVISKAAAFSNPSLTFDIHASDMYALGISNGTSRCHIGADYDTHPIIIK
- a CDS encoding acyl-CoA carboxylase subunit beta, whose translation is MTTYNEKLEAKLQGIFAGGHPKYHDKLTEQHKLFVRDRLALLFDDGEYTEDGRFANCEAGDLPADGVVTAMGKVGGQTVCVMANDSTVKAGSWGARTVEKIIRIQEIAEKNRVPMLYLVDSAGARITDQLDMFPNRRGAGKIFHNQVRLSGFIPQICILFGPSAAGGAYIPAFCDIVIMVDGNASMYLGSPRMAEKVIGEKVTLEEMGGARMHCSVSGCGDVLAANEQEAIAEAQRYLTYFPANFTEQPALRGVVEAKAGRTLEAIIPENQNAPFDMYEAIDALIDEGSFFDVKKLFAPELITGFARIEGQTVGIVANQPKVKGGVLFVDSADKATKFITLCDAFSIPLLFLADVPGFMIGTKVERAGIIRHGAKLIMAMSSATVPKISVIVRKAYGAGLYAMAGPAFEPDVCIALPTAQIAVMGPEAAVNAVYSNKIEAIEDPKERLSFVQEKHQEYKEEIDIYKLASELIIDEIVAPSSLRGVLANRFRLYSTKNIPQPPRKHPVYPV
- the rpmF gene encoding 50S ribosomal protein L32 — protein: MAVPKRRTSKTVKNKRRTHYKLQVPGMTTCTNCGEIKLAHRICKSCGQYKGKEVIGE
- a CDS encoding enoyl-CoA hydratase/isomerase family protein, giving the protein MSYNIQIENSIATFTIDRPEMRNAVNGAVMEGLEQFLEQIEDNSAIAFAVITGAGDRAFCSGGDLAEFHGFRTAEEAFPMLSKMAGLLYRVATLPMPVIAVVNGAAVGGGCEIATACDYRLVSSSTKAGFIQGTLAITTGWGGATLLFEKDGKHDRVFRLLSEAEIHTADQLLAAGWATELYEGSAEEGLKNFLAKMSRVHPSVHRAYKTVAIRKWTADFMRDRMLEEARQCSLLWESEAHHEAVDQFLSKK
- a CDS encoding YceD family protein, with the protein product MKWSIHQLQKYRQGAMPLDEAVDLESVKIRNPEIRNITPVRVTGSCTIGSKKLTCRFRLEGTMTLPCSRTWEDVELPFVIEADEQFSWDETILAADDEIHPVVGETIDLTPVFEELVLLEVPLQIFSPNADDMKEAKGQGWSYTTDEAYNAKLREEMATKVDPRLAGLAKFFESKDE
- a CDS encoding acetyl-CoA carboxylase biotin carboxylase subunit, yielding MHKVLIANRGEIALRIIKTCQRLGIQTVAIHSEADVDMPFVKEADEAFLLGPAQVQQSYLKADDIIDIAVRVGVDAIHPGYGLLSENAEFVRKVQQAGMIFIGPDADTIDKMGDKIGSRVTMQAAGVPVVPGTDEGIATLEEAVQAAVNIGYPIMLKASAGGGGIGMVRCESEQALSQHFESVKTRAKAYFGDDVVFLEKFIANARHIEVQIFGDNQGNVVHLFERNCSVQRRNQKVIEESPSPCLPEETRQRLFQAAVDAAQAVGYKNAGTVEFIVDDNNHIYFLEMNTRLQVEHPVTELVVGYDLVEWQIEVAKGNELPVKNQQAIQSNGHAIEYRIYAEDPVKFMPSPGTIGKLDWGDATGIRIDAGYVEGGKVTPFYDPLIAKVIVHAATRAEAIQQSQVFLAQVDIQGLKTNIPLFTEFLPSEEFGTGDYSTAALPTWLERQKEEKNND
- the rsmD gene encoding 16S rRNA (guanine(966)-N(2))-methyltransferase RsmD; translation: MRIVAGTMKGIPLKSLAGTDTRPTSDKVKESIFNRIGPYFDGGVAVELFGGSGSLSLEALSRGVDEAFVFEKNVKACAIIKANAEKCRFTEQLHIQRADARNAVSVLQATQKKAKLLFLDPPYAETAFYELARDFAEAGLLTDNAAIVCEHDKQFVLPESYGQYHKIKSSVYGNIAVSIYEK
- the coaD gene encoding pantetheine-phosphate adenylyltransferase; translated protein: MSKIAVVPGSFDPLTNGHLDIIKRAARVFDEVNVVVMNNSAKNSLFTAEERIELIRVVTASIPNVKVEASAGLMIDYAKSIGATAVVRGLRAVTDFEYEMQITSMNRVLDESIETFFIMTNNQYSFLSSSIVKEVAKYGGAISELVPKQVEEALKKKFEA
- a CDS encoding SepM family pheromone-processing serine protease; translated protein: MRKKRLGLMGVVLVILAILLVYPMDTYISQPGGAYNLEPLVEVVDGDQDDQGTFSLMTISVAKATPFSYTLAKLSDEKKILPANKVRRDGEDDTEYNIRQKRMMSGSQFNAITVAFDKAKLPVDIKFNGIFVMMVLDEGAAAGVLEAGDRIHAVDGVLLEESGQFFTLMGEKKLGDEVLLSVERDDKLRDITITLKEIPGSEGRAGLGVQFEEDRELTTNPKVDFQTSNIGGPSAGLMFTLEIMNQLLDEDLTKGYNIAGTGEMLEDGTVGRIGGADFKVIAASRKGIEIFFAPADDLPEEVREKNPGILTNYEEAVKTAEKIGTTMKIVPVKTIDDALDYLAGLEEK
- a CDS encoding YlbG family protein, producing the protein MVERQGIIVYLQHLKQAKSFRKYGHVHYISRKMKYVVLYCNKEEIDTVISKIERLPSVKKVLPSYRPYVKTEYENAKPDKAKEYDYKAGL
- a CDS encoding biotin/lipoyl-binding carrier protein; amino-acid sequence: MTEVKATMAGTVFTVNVAVGEEVAAGQVVLVLESMKMEIPIEAETAGKVAAINVQVGDFVNEEDVLATIEA
- a CDS encoding DUF7147 family protein; protein product: MILNQQFIELGEGFGDIYELCELINTNSSRLHRTFILAAPTPSGHALSLAVALEPANEGFFMPVYICREGIIQNDATKSKRRLLFEEAAEKAGSIPVYIEVKHSTEFAERVLFFQYVTGILRLNHLLPPLR